One Mycolicibacterium crocinum DNA window includes the following coding sequences:
- a CDS encoding MCE family protein → MTALWKTLLKVGIFGVVMILLTASLFAIFGQYRSGSDNSYSAVFADASSLKSGDSVRVAGVRVGTVTDVALQPDNKVVVDFDADRKIVLTSGTKATVRYLNLVGDRYLELVDSPGSAKIQPPGSRIPLDRTEPALDLDLLLGGLKPVVQGLNPQDVNALTNSLIQILQGQDGNIDSLFAKTQSFTSTLADNGQTVQQLIDNLNTVITTISKDGDKFSGAVDKLQKLVTELANDKDPIGESITALDNGTASLTDLLNQSRAPLNGTIDQLGRLAPLLDQDKELLDISIQKAPANYRKVVRLGSYGSWINQYLCGLSLRVSDLQGRTAYFPWIIQHTGRCAEP, encoded by the coding sequence ATGACCGCGCTGTGGAAGACGCTTCTCAAGGTCGGCATCTTCGGCGTGGTGATGATCCTGCTGACCGCATCGCTGTTCGCGATCTTCGGCCAGTACCGGTCCGGTTCGGACAACAGCTACTCGGCGGTGTTCGCTGACGCCTCGAGCCTGAAGTCCGGGGATTCGGTGCGGGTGGCCGGAGTCCGCGTCGGCACCGTCACTGATGTCGCGCTGCAACCCGACAACAAGGTGGTCGTCGACTTCGACGCCGACCGCAAGATCGTGCTCACATCCGGCACCAAGGCGACGGTGCGCTACCTCAACCTGGTCGGGGACCGCTACCTCGAGCTCGTCGACAGTCCCGGATCGGCGAAGATCCAGCCGCCGGGCAGTCGGATCCCGCTCGACCGCACCGAGCCGGCACTTGACCTCGACCTGCTGCTGGGTGGCCTGAAACCCGTTGTCCAGGGCCTGAATCCGCAGGACGTCAACGCGCTCACCAACTCGCTGATCCAGATCCTCCAGGGTCAGGACGGCAACATCGATTCGCTGTTCGCCAAGACGCAGTCGTTCACCAGCACGCTGGCCGACAACGGCCAGACCGTGCAGCAGCTGATCGACAACCTCAACACGGTGATCACCACGATCAGTAAGGACGGCGACAAGTTCTCCGGCGCCGTCGACAAGCTGCAGAAGCTGGTCACCGAACTGGCCAATGACAAAGACCCGATCGGTGAGTCGATCACCGCTCTGGACAACGGCACCGCGTCGCTGACCGATCTGCTCAACCAGTCGCGCGCACCGCTGAACGGCACCATCGACCAGCTCGGCCGGCTGGCTCCGCTGCTTGATCAGGACAAGGAGCTGCTCGACATCTCGATCCAGAAGGCGCCGGCGAACTACCGCAAGGTGGTGCGGCTTGGGTCCTACGGCAGCTGGATCAACCAGTACCTGTGTGGCTTGTCGCTGCGTGTCAGCGACCTGCAGGGCCGCACCGCCTACTTCCCCTGGATCATCCAACACACTGGAAGGTGCGCGGAGCCCTAA
- a CDS encoding MCE family protein, with amino-acid sequence MLKYRGSSLIKAGFIGLVLIVLVITVGLQPERLASLATSIRHQALFTEAGGLQPGNDVKVSGVKVGSVSDVSLQHGKALVTFMVNGSVRLGADTEAHIRTGTLLGQRILTLESNGKGSLRSDDVIPVSRTGSPYSLTQSLQDFAGNTADTDTAAINHSLDTLSDTLDRISPQLGPTFDGISKLSRMINERNESLSNLLKSAANVTGILSQRSAQVNTLLLNANDLIGVLSQRRYAIANLLASTSALSRQLSGIVADNEKELAPALEKLNSVTAMLEKNNANITAAMKGLAKFQLTQAEAVNGGFYYNAFVANLNPAQTLQPFFDYALGFRRGTDAGQPADNAGPRAEIPFPYNGIPQPYERWGQP; translated from the coding sequence ATGCTCAAATATCGTGGGTCCTCGCTGATCAAGGCGGGCTTTATCGGCCTCGTCCTGATCGTGCTCGTCATCACGGTCGGGCTACAGCCCGAACGGCTGGCGTCGCTTGCCACGTCGATCCGGCATCAGGCGCTGTTCACCGAGGCCGGCGGTCTGCAGCCTGGTAATGACGTCAAGGTATCCGGAGTCAAGGTCGGCTCCGTCTCGGACGTGTCTCTGCAGCACGGCAAGGCGCTGGTGACCTTCATGGTCAACGGTTCGGTTCGGCTCGGCGCTGACACCGAAGCGCACATCCGCACCGGAACGCTTCTGGGACAACGGATTTTGACGTTGGAGTCCAACGGCAAGGGATCGCTTCGGTCTGACGACGTCATTCCGGTGTCGCGTACCGGGTCGCCCTACTCGCTGACCCAGTCGCTGCAGGATTTCGCGGGCAACACCGCAGACACCGATACCGCGGCGATCAACCACTCGCTGGACACCTTGTCGGACACCCTGGATCGGATCAGCCCGCAGCTAGGCCCGACGTTCGACGGGATCAGCAAGTTGTCGCGGATGATCAACGAGCGCAACGAATCCCTGAGCAACCTGCTCAAGAGCGCGGCGAACGTCACCGGGATCCTCTCGCAGCGCAGCGCACAGGTGAACACCCTGCTGCTCAACGCCAACGACCTGATCGGCGTTCTGTCGCAGCGCCGCTACGCGATCGCGAACCTCTTGGCCAGCACCTCGGCACTGTCCAGGCAGCTCAGCGGAATCGTGGCGGACAACGAGAAGGAACTGGCACCGGCCCTTGAGAAGCTCAATTCGGTGACCGCGATGCTGGAGAAGAACAACGCCAACATCACCGCGGCCATGAAGGGTCTGGCCAAGTTCCAGCTGACGCAGGCCGAAGCGGTCAACGGAGGCTTCTACTACAACGCCTTCGTCGCGAACCTGAACCCGGCGCAGACACTGCAGCCCTTCTTCGACTACGCGCTGGGCTTCCGGCGCGGCACCGATGCGGGCCAGCCGGCCGACAATGCCGGACCGCGTGCGGAGATCCCGTTCCCGTACAACGGAATACCGCAGCCTTATGAGCGATGGGGGCAGCCATGA
- a CDS encoding MCE family protein has protein sequence MKSRRRLTVVVSAVLAVLIVGGIALLVRQAFFKPNTITAYFTSATAIYAGDEVRVAGVKVGTIDSIEAQGTKAKIVMAVDRDVPIPANAEAVIVAQNLVGARYVQLTPPYEDKGPTMADGAVIGLDRTAIPVEWDQIKTELMRLATDLGPATEGQTTSVGRFIDSAANALDGNGEKLRDTIKQLSGVSKVLADGSGNIVDTIKNLQIFVTALRDSNTQIVQFQDRLASLSSVVDGSRSDLDGALTNLSSAVVDVQRFIAGTRNQTAEQIQRLSNVTKNLADNKLVVENLIHVAPNALGNAYNIYNPDSQSAMGGFALANFSNPLQVICSAIGAVQNATAPETGKLCAQYLGPALRLLNFNYLPFPFNAYLGKSTSPDKLIYSEPGLAPGGSGGTPPGYEIPPAVSAYTGYNGDVPGPAGWGGPPNTYHGAYAPNGLPADPSPALFPGAPVPPGVPVGPAAQPPSNLQGMLLPAEAAPPPPAPAAAEGNPPS, from the coding sequence ATGAAGTCTCGCAGGCGGCTGACAGTCGTCGTGTCCGCAGTGCTGGCCGTATTGATCGTCGGCGGGATCGCGCTGCTGGTGCGCCAGGCGTTCTTCAAGCCCAACACGATCACGGCGTACTTCACCAGTGCCACCGCAATCTACGCCGGTGACGAAGTGCGGGTCGCCGGGGTGAAGGTCGGCACCATCGATTCCATCGAAGCCCAGGGGACCAAGGCCAAGATCGTGATGGCGGTCGACCGGGACGTTCCGATCCCCGCGAACGCCGAGGCGGTGATCGTCGCGCAGAACCTGGTGGGCGCCCGCTACGTTCAGCTGACCCCGCCCTATGAGGACAAGGGCCCGACAATGGCCGACGGTGCGGTGATCGGCCTGGACCGCACCGCGATCCCGGTCGAATGGGACCAGATCAAAACCGAGCTGATGCGCCTGGCCACCGATCTCGGCCCCGCCACTGAAGGGCAGACCACCTCGGTCGGCCGCTTCATCGACAGCGCGGCCAACGCGCTCGACGGCAACGGCGAGAAGCTGCGGGACACCATCAAGCAACTGTCCGGGGTCAGCAAGGTGCTGGCCGACGGCAGCGGCAACATCGTCGACACCATCAAGAACCTGCAGATCTTCGTGACCGCGTTGCGCGACAGCAACACTCAGATCGTCCAGTTCCAGGATCGGTTGGCCTCACTGTCGAGCGTGGTCGACGGCAGCCGATCCGACCTCGACGGAGCGCTGACCAACCTGTCGAGTGCGGTCGTCGACGTGCAGCGGTTCATCGCCGGTACCCGCAACCAGACGGCCGAACAGATTCAGCGCCTGAGCAACGTGACCAAGAACCTGGCCGACAACAAGCTCGTCGTCGAGAACCTGATTCACGTGGCGCCCAACGCACTCGGTAATGCCTACAACATCTATAACCCCGATTCCCAAAGCGCGATGGGCGGATTCGCGCTGGCCAACTTCTCCAACCCGCTGCAGGTCATCTGCTCGGCGATCGGCGCCGTGCAGAACGCCACCGCGCCGGAGACCGGGAAGTTGTGCGCGCAGTACCTCGGGCCGGCCCTGCGGTTGCTCAACTTCAACTACCTGCCGTTCCCGTTCAACGCCTACCTGGGCAAGTCGACCAGCCCGGACAAGCTGATCTACAGCGAGCCCGGTCTGGCCCCGGGCGGCTCCGGCGGGACCCCGCCGGGCTATGAGATTCCGCCTGCGGTGTCGGCGTACACCGGATACAACGGTGACGTACCCGGACCTGCAGGCTGGGGCGGACCGCCGAACACGTATCACGGGGCGTATGCACCCAACGGATTGCCCGCGGATCCGTCGCCCGCCCTTTTCCCGGGTGCACCGGTCCCGCCGGGTGTTCCAGTCGGACCGGCCGCCCAGCCTCCGTCGAACCTGCAGGGCATGCTGCTGCCGGCCGAGGCGGCGCCACCACCTCCGGCTCCGGCTGCCGCCGAAGGGAATCCGCCATCATGA
- a CDS encoding MCE family protein, translated as MTRGSVRRLVITASCVAVTATGCSFGGLNSLPLPGTVGHGKGSTTYHIEIANVGQLESNSPVMVGDVVVGSVGDMTVNDWHADVEVSVQPGTVIPANAVASVGQTSLLGSMHLALNPPLGQAPSGVLQPGATLGLNRSSTYPSTEQTLSALSVVVNGGGLGQIGDIIHEFSAALNGRTDQIRDLLTRLNDFVGLLATQRDSINEAVNSLNRLAGTFAGQQQVLTDALNRIPPALDVLVKERPRIVTALEKFRDFSNLATGLVNDTKTDLVRNLQNLEPTLKSLADVGPKLDTALAYFPTFPYTQQVIDRAIRGDYLNQFIIFDFTVPRLKKTLMLGTRWGDENAKLVPAPGDPWYATYTYDPLNAPFSPAPPPTQVADVTQEFGPGPAPVPGQASLTNATQSAPGVGTGPLPGPATGPLPGPAPEAAPQDGGN; from the coding sequence ATGACCAGAGGTTCGGTGCGGCGCCTGGTGATCACCGCGTCATGCGTCGCGGTCACGGCGACCGGCTGCAGTTTCGGTGGGCTGAACTCCCTGCCGCTGCCGGGAACGGTCGGCCATGGCAAGGGGTCGACCACCTATCACATCGAGATCGCCAATGTCGGTCAGCTGGAATCGAATTCACCGGTGATGGTCGGTGACGTCGTGGTCGGCAGTGTGGGGGACATGACCGTCAACGACTGGCACGCCGACGTCGAGGTATCGGTCCAGCCCGGCACCGTGATCCCCGCGAACGCGGTCGCGTCGGTGGGCCAGACCAGCCTGTTGGGATCGATGCACCTGGCGCTCAACCCGCCGCTGGGCCAGGCACCGAGTGGCGTCCTGCAACCCGGTGCCACCCTCGGCCTCAACCGCTCGTCGACCTATCCGTCTACCGAGCAGACGCTCTCGGCGCTCTCGGTGGTCGTGAACGGCGGCGGACTGGGCCAGATCGGCGACATCATCCACGAGTTCAGTGCCGCACTGAACGGCAGGACCGACCAGATTCGTGACTTGCTCACGCGGCTCAACGATTTCGTGGGCCTGCTGGCCACCCAGCGCGACAGCATCAACGAGGCGGTCAATTCGCTGAATCGGCTGGCGGGTACGTTCGCCGGTCAGCAGCAAGTTCTCACCGACGCGCTGAACCGGATTCCGCCTGCCCTCGATGTACTGGTCAAGGAGCGTCCCCGCATCGTGACGGCCCTGGAGAAGTTCCGGGATTTCTCCAACCTGGCCACCGGTCTGGTCAACGACACCAAGACCGACCTGGTACGCAACCTGCAGAACCTGGAGCCGACGTTGAAGTCTCTGGCCGACGTCGGGCCGAAGCTGGACACTGCGCTGGCGTACTTCCCGACGTTCCCGTACACCCAGCAGGTCATCGACCGGGCGATCCGCGGCGATTATCTGAACCAGTTCATCATCTTCGACTTCACCGTGCCGCGGTTGAAGAAGACCCTGATGCTCGGCACCCGCTGGGGCGATGAGAACGCCAAACTGGTTCCCGCGCCAGGTGATCCGTGGTATGCGACCTATACCTACGATCCGCTCAACGCGCCGTTCAGCCCCGCACCGCCACCCACCCAGGTGGCCGACGTGACGCAGGAGTTCGGGCCCGGTCCCGCGCCTGTGCCCGGGCAGGCATCGTTGACGAACGCGACGCAGTCGGCACCCGGAGTGGGCACCGGTCCGTTGCCAGGGCCGGCCACCGGTCCGTTGCCCGGACCGGCACCTGAGGCGGCGCCACAGGACGGGGGTAACTGA
- a CDS encoding MCE family protein, giving the protein MLTRFVRNQLIIFTIASIVGIAVMVVVYMQAPTLLGIGRITVKLELPRTGGLYKFSNVTYRGVQLGKVTEVVPTRTGAVATLSLASDPKVPADLQARVLSVSAVGEQYLDLVPHTDSGPYLQDGSVIPVKNATVPQAIGPVLDQTNALLKSIPTQRIPDLLNSTYQALNGAGDDLTTLNDSASRLAADFNATADQTHTLVEDSRPLLDGQLASADSIRTWAHSLAGITDQLNTNDPQWRAILANGPGAADEASALFTQVKPTLPILLASLQTVGQIGVTYNKGLEQLLVLLPPYVGSIQAVGSPLNNPTGMTLGDFTLTISDPPACTVGFLPPSQWRSPEDTSVIDTPDGLYCKLPQDSPIAVRGARNYPCQDVPGKRAPTVEICDSDKPFEPLAMRQHATGPYPIDPNLIAQGIPPDDRTTFQDHIYGPLQGTPLPPGPVPAPAGTPIPPEPATLKPYGVPDIAPTDQGGGPAVAPSAFTPGSGGGPSVAIATYDPATGHYATPDGHAGQQTSLTNVNGDMSWKDLLPTT; this is encoded by the coding sequence ATGCTGACGCGTTTTGTCCGTAATCAGCTCATCATCTTCACCATCGCCTCGATCGTCGGTATCGCCGTCATGGTGGTGGTGTACATGCAGGCCCCCACCCTGCTCGGCATCGGCCGCATTACGGTCAAGCTCGAGCTACCGCGAACCGGCGGCCTCTATAAGTTCTCGAACGTGACCTACCGCGGCGTGCAACTGGGCAAGGTCACCGAGGTGGTGCCGACGCGAACCGGCGCCGTGGCCACCCTGTCGCTGGCCAGCGATCCGAAGGTGCCCGCCGACCTGCAGGCTCGCGTGCTCAGCGTGTCGGCCGTCGGTGAGCAGTACTTGGATCTGGTGCCGCACACCGATTCCGGGCCGTATCTCCAAGACGGCTCGGTGATCCCGGTCAAGAACGCCACCGTCCCGCAGGCGATCGGGCCGGTGCTGGACCAGACGAATGCTCTGCTGAAGAGCATTCCCACCCAACGGATCCCGGATCTGCTGAACAGCACCTACCAGGCCCTCAACGGCGCCGGTGACGACCTCACCACGTTGAACGACTCCGCGTCACGGCTCGCGGCCGATTTCAACGCCACCGCCGATCAGACCCACACCCTGGTCGAGGACAGCCGCCCGCTGTTGGACGGCCAGTTGGCGTCGGCCGACTCGATCCGCACCTGGGCGCACAGCCTGGCCGGGATCACCGACCAGCTGAACACCAACGACCCGCAATGGCGTGCCATCCTGGCCAACGGCCCGGGTGCCGCCGATGAGGCGTCCGCGCTCTTCACGCAGGTCAAGCCGACGCTGCCCATCCTGTTGGCCAGCCTTCAGACGGTGGGGCAGATCGGCGTGACCTACAACAAAGGTCTCGAACAGCTGCTGGTGCTGCTGCCGCCGTACGTCGGCTCGATCCAGGCCGTCGGCTCACCGTTGAACAACCCCACCGGTATGACGCTGGGCGACTTCACGCTGACGATCAGCGATCCGCCGGCGTGCACGGTGGGCTTCCTGCCGCCGTCGCAGTGGCGCTCGCCGGAGGACACCTCGGTCATCGACACACCGGACGGTCTCTACTGCAAGCTGCCACAGGATTCGCCGATCGCCGTCCGCGGCGCCCGCAACTATCCGTGCCAGGATGTTCCCGGCAAGCGCGCACCCACCGTCGAAATCTGCGACAGCGACAAACCGTTCGAGCCGCTGGCCATGCGGCAGCATGCCACCGGGCCTTACCCGATCGACCCGAACCTGATTGCCCAGGGCATCCCGCCCGACGACCGCACGACGTTCCAAGACCACATCTACGGACCGCTGCAGGGCACGCCGCTGCCGCCAGGACCGGTTCCCGCGCCCGCCGGAACACCGATACCGCCCGAACCGGCGACCCTAAAGCCTTATGGTGTTCCGGATATCGCGCCTACCGATCAGGGTGGCGGCCCGGCGGTTGCGCCAAGCGCCTTCACACCCGGCTCCGGCGGTGGACCGTCGGTCGCAATCGCCACCTATGACCCCGCGACGGGTCACTACGCCACGCCGGACGGCCATGCGGGCCAGCAGACCAGTCTGACCAACGTGAACGGGGATATGTCGTGGAAGGATCTGCTTCCGACGACATGA
- a CDS encoding FAD-binding protein, with protein MSAQDTSFDETVDVIVAGSGGGVTGAYTAAREGLSVALVESTDKFGGTTAYSGGGGMWFPCNPVLQRAGSDDTIEKALNYFHAVIGERTPRDLQETYIRRGPGLIEYLEADAENFTFSVLPWPDYYGKAPDSRGDGLRHIVANPIRGEKLGPYAGFVRGPLDHDRLGAPAPDKLFGGRALIGRFLAALASYPDAALYRNAQLTDLITDDGRVVGAVVQRDGSEVRIGARRGVLLAAGGFEHNPELRRSYGVPGDARDTMGGPGSTGAALQAAIRIGAATDLMDQAWWSPGLTHPDGRSAFALWFTGGIFVNQGGQRFVNESAAYDRIGREIIAEMQAGRLETPFWMVYDNRDGEVPPVKATNVSMVDTESYRAAGLWRSASSLAELADVIGVPADALEKTVARYNEMVAAGVDTDFGRGDEAYDRAFSGGESPMVPIDTPPFHAAAFGLSDLGTKGGLRTDTHARVLDESGRPIPGLYAAGNTMAAVSGMTYPGGGNPIGASMLFSHLAALDMAGDVRSA; from the coding sequence ATGAGCGCGCAGGACACCTCGTTCGACGAGACCGTCGACGTCATTGTGGCGGGCTCCGGCGGGGGCGTCACCGGCGCTTACACCGCAGCCCGCGAGGGCTTGTCGGTGGCGCTGGTGGAGTCGACGGACAAGTTCGGCGGCACAACCGCCTATTCGGGCGGCGGCGGCATGTGGTTTCCGTGCAACCCGGTGCTACAACGAGCCGGCAGCGACGACACGATCGAGAAGGCACTGAACTACTTTCACGCCGTCATCGGTGAGCGCACCCCACGGGACCTGCAGGAGACCTATATCCGGCGCGGACCGGGCCTCATCGAATACCTCGAGGCCGACGCCGAGAACTTCACCTTCAGCGTGCTGCCCTGGCCGGACTACTACGGCAAGGCCCCCGACTCGCGGGGTGACGGACTGCGCCACATCGTCGCCAACCCGATTCGCGGTGAAAAGCTCGGACCCTACGCCGGTTTCGTGCGCGGGCCACTCGACCATGACCGGCTCGGTGCACCCGCTCCGGACAAACTCTTCGGTGGGCGCGCACTGATCGGCCGGTTCCTGGCCGCGCTGGCCAGCTATCCGGACGCTGCGCTGTACCGCAACGCGCAGCTGACCGATCTGATCACCGACGATGGTCGGGTGGTCGGTGCCGTTGTGCAACGCGATGGCAGTGAGGTGCGGATCGGCGCACGGCGTGGAGTGCTCTTGGCCGCAGGCGGATTCGAGCACAATCCGGAGCTACGTCGGTCCTACGGCGTGCCGGGTGACGCTCGCGACACGATGGGCGGGCCCGGCAGCACGGGCGCGGCGCTGCAGGCCGCGATCCGGATCGGTGCGGCCACCGACCTGATGGACCAGGCGTGGTGGTCGCCGGGGCTCACCCACCCCGACGGTCGTTCGGCGTTCGCGCTCTGGTTCACCGGTGGCATTTTCGTCAATCAGGGCGGACAGCGGTTCGTCAACGAGTCGGCGGCCTACGACCGGATCGGACGGGAGATCATCGCCGAGATGCAGGCGGGCCGGCTAGAGACCCCCTTCTGGATGGTCTACGACAACCGCGATGGCGAAGTTCCCCCGGTGAAGGCGACCAACGTCTCGATGGTCGACACCGAAAGCTACCGGGCTGCCGGATTATGGCGCAGTGCAAGCTCTCTGGCCGAACTGGCCGACGTGATCGGCGTGCCTGCCGACGCGTTGGAGAAGACGGTCGCCCGCTACAACGAGATGGTCGCCGCAGGCGTCGACACCGATTTCGGCCGCGGCGACGAAGCCTACGACCGGGCGTTCTCCGGCGGTGAATCACCGATGGTGCCGATCGATACGCCACCGTTCCATGCGGCCGCCTTCGGCCTGTCCGATCTGGGCACCAAGGGCGGCCTGCGTACCGATACCCACGCGCGGGTGCTCGACGAAAGCGGCCGGCCGATCCCGGGGCTGTACGCGGCGGGCAACACCATGGCCGCGGTCAGCGGAATGACCTACCCGGGCGGCGGAAACCCGATCGGTGCGTCAATGTTGTTCAGCCACCTGGCTGCACTCGATATGGCCGGTGACGTCAGGTCAGCTTGA